From a single Cyclobacterium marinum DSM 745 genomic region:
- a CDS encoding VCBS repeat-containing protein: MIKKRITYLFLIVIFHGVYFNSISQGFEKLPGRKTGVKFQNKLIEDQHTNILTYEYFYNGGGVAIGDINNDGLDDLFFTGNMTPNALYLNQGDFKFKNIGKASGVQGKNAWSTGATMVDINGDGYLDIYVCYSGKGNEASRKNELFINQQDNTFIDEAEKYGLADPANSIQAAFFDFDLDGDLDMYLLNHNTQVINEIDFDAKRKDRNPLAGDKLFRNDGGVFTDISESAGIMGNSMGFGLGIAVADINEDGFPDLHVSNDYIEPDYLYINNGDGTFSESLTEKLQHISYFSMGSDISDVNNDGLVDIFTLDMLPEEDIRQKLLYGPENYEQYALMVMKGFYHQNMRNMLHINQGTGLFSEIGQLAGMSNTDWSWAAFFTDFDNDGWKDLFVSNGYYRDYTNRDFLKYKGDYYFSKARANEKADTLHLVTSMSSTPIHDYLFKNENGINFKEVSEDWGLSDPNFSNGAAYADLNNDGALDLVINHLNDYAGIYANILKPEKNKGNYLRLMLKGDGLNSSGIGAKVKVYVNGMQQYLEQQPTRGFQSSVSHVLHLGLGMAEIIDSLRITWPGGKEQWVRNVNANQILVLKEEDAKKQSDKKNKPRPSVFTKIVSPIPYLHEEAGFNDFKRQPLLSHMLSPTGPVIAKGDVNNNGFTDVFVGGTSEKPGKLYFQVSTGQFLESQGLDLSEEIGAATTDALFFDANGDGLVDLYLVKGGYHDFERDSPELADQLYINQGAGNFKKEEDALPNIKNSGSVVKAVDFDKDGDLDLFIGGRVIPGQYPKPASSQILINDGNGKFEDHSETLLPELNALGMVTDAAWLDLNKDGWEDLVIIGDWMPISVYLNNKGQSLSNHTAQYFDKPLVGKWSKLSTGDFDGDGDLDFVVGNFGNNSQLKASEERPLTLVYADFDGNGSVDPILNNFIDGELVPFMSRDELLDQMYGMRSKFTDYASFSKAKLKDFFSEETLKTAMKVELNELRTVYLENKGNKLENHDLPVEAQFAPVYGIVVMDFDGDGNLDFILGGNQNTARLRLGMIDANFGQVYLGNGKGEFTHVSPSVSGLNFVGDVKSIEIIDLSHLKVLLVGVNNQGIEAYVVNKSLSESILNNNNK; encoded by the coding sequence ATGATAAAAAAACGAATAACATACCTCTTTTTGATCGTAATCTTTCATGGGGTGTATTTTAATTCCATTTCTCAAGGATTTGAGAAACTCCCTGGCAGAAAAACAGGTGTGAAGTTTCAGAACAAACTTATTGAAGACCAACATACCAATATTTTGACCTATGAATATTTTTATAATGGTGGAGGAGTGGCCATTGGAGATATTAATAATGATGGTCTTGATGATCTGTTTTTTACAGGAAACATGACACCAAATGCGCTTTATCTCAACCAGGGAGATTTTAAATTCAAAAACATTGGAAAAGCATCAGGTGTACAGGGTAAAAATGCCTGGAGTACAGGGGCGACAATGGTTGATATCAATGGTGATGGTTACTTAGATATCTATGTTTGTTATTCCGGTAAAGGAAATGAAGCCTCTAGAAAGAACGAATTATTTATCAACCAGCAAGACAATACTTTTATTGATGAGGCTGAAAAATATGGGCTGGCAGACCCGGCCAATAGTATACAGGCTGCTTTTTTTGACTTTGATCTTGATGGGGATCTGGATATGTATTTGCTGAATCACAATACTCAGGTAATTAATGAAATTGATTTTGATGCCAAAAGAAAGGATAGAAATCCATTGGCTGGGGATAAATTGTTTAGAAACGATGGAGGCGTATTTACCGATATAAGCGAGAGTGCGGGGATTATGGGCAATTCTATGGGATTCGGTTTGGGGATAGCAGTAGCTGATATCAATGAAGATGGGTTTCCTGACCTCCATGTTTCTAATGATTATATTGAGCCGGATTACCTGTACATAAACAATGGTGATGGTACTTTCTCGGAAAGTTTAACCGAGAAATTGCAGCACATATCCTATTTTTCCATGGGCTCTGATATTTCTGACGTCAATAATGATGGGCTGGTAGATATTTTTACTTTAGACATGCTTCCGGAGGAAGATATACGTCAAAAATTACTTTATGGTCCTGAGAATTATGAACAGTATGCCTTAATGGTAATGAAAGGCTTTTACCACCAAAACATGAGAAATATGCTCCATATCAATCAAGGGACTGGCTTGTTTAGCGAAATTGGGCAGTTGGCGGGTATGTCCAATACGGATTGGAGTTGGGCAGCATTTTTTACTGATTTTGACAATGACGGCTGGAAGGATTTATTCGTAAGTAATGGGTACTACCGAGATTATACCAATCGAGATTTCTTAAAATACAAAGGGGATTACTATTTTAGTAAGGCAAGGGCGAATGAAAAGGCAGATACCCTTCATTTGGTTACCAGCATGAGCTCTACCCCAATTCATGATTATTTATTTAAAAATGAAAATGGCATCAATTTCAAAGAGGTGTCTGAAGACTGGGGGCTGTCAGATCCGAATTTCTCCAATGGGGCTGCTTACGCAGATCTAAACAATGATGGGGCACTGGATTTAGTAATCAATCATTTAAATGACTATGCCGGAATTTATGCCAATATTTTAAAGCCTGAAAAAAATAAAGGCAATTATTTACGGTTAATGTTAAAGGGGGATGGTTTAAATTCCAGCGGAATCGGGGCAAAAGTAAAGGTGTATGTCAACGGAATGCAACAGTATCTTGAGCAACAACCTACCAGAGGGTTTCAGTCTTCTGTAAGCCATGTGCTACATTTAGGTTTAGGGATGGCTGAAATTATTGATTCTTTAAGAATTACTTGGCCCGGAGGTAAAGAACAATGGGTACGAAATGTAAATGCAAATCAAATACTTGTTTTAAAAGAGGAGGATGCCAAAAAACAATCAGATAAAAAAAATAAACCTCGACCATCTGTTTTTACTAAAATAGTTTCTCCTATCCCATACCTTCATGAAGAGGCAGGATTTAATGATTTCAAAAGGCAACCCCTATTGTCACATATGTTGTCACCGACCGGTCCTGTGATTGCTAAGGGAGATGTAAATAACAATGGTTTCACAGATGTTTTCGTAGGCGGGACTTCTGAAAAACCAGGGAAATTGTATTTCCAGGTTTCTACTGGGCAATTCCTTGAATCTCAAGGGTTGGACTTGTCGGAGGAGATAGGTGCAGCTACTACTGATGCTTTATTTTTTGATGCGAACGGAGATGGTTTGGTAGACCTGTATTTAGTTAAAGGGGGGTACCATGACTTTGAAAGGGATTCTCCTGAATTAGCAGACCAGTTGTACATTAACCAAGGAGCTGGAAATTTTAAAAAAGAAGAAGATGCTTTGCCAAATATTAAAAATAGTGGAAGTGTTGTAAAAGCAGTTGATTTTGACAAAGATGGGGATTTGGATTTATTCATTGGCGGAAGGGTTATTCCCGGTCAGTATCCAAAACCTGCCTCATCACAAATACTAATCAATGATGGCAATGGTAAGTTTGAAGACCATTCAGAAACCTTGCTGCCAGAATTAAATGCATTGGGCATGGTAACCGATGCTGCTTGGTTGGACTTGAATAAAGATGGTTGGGAGGACTTGGTAATCATTGGAGATTGGATGCCTATCAGCGTGTATTTAAACAATAAGGGCCAGTCGCTCAGCAATCATACAGCACAGTATTTTGACAAGCCTTTAGTAGGGAAGTGGTCCAAATTGTCTACCGGTGATTTTGATGGTGATGGGGATTTGGATTTTGTGGTTGGTAATTTCGGGAACAATAGCCAATTAAAAGCAAGTGAAGAAAGGCCTTTGACATTGGTCTATGCTGATTTTGATGGAAATGGATCTGTGGATCCAATTTTAAACAATTTTATTGATGGGGAGCTGGTGCCATTTATGAGTAGGGATGAGCTCTTGGATCAAATGTATGGAATGCGAAGTAAGTTCACTGATTATGCTTCTTTTTCTAAGGCCAAGCTAAAGGACTTTTTTAGTGAAGAGACTTTAAAAACAGCAATGAAGGTGGAGTTAAATGAATTGAGGACTGTTTATCTTGAAAATAAAGGTAATAAATTAGAGAATCATGATTTGCCGGTGGAGGCTCAGTTTGCACCCGTATATGGTATTGTGGTTATGGATTTTGATGGTGATGGGAATTTGGATTTTATTTTGGGAGGAAACCAGAATACGGCTCGGCTTCGATTGGGGATGATTGATGCAAATTTTGGTCAGGTATACTTGGGGAATGGCAAAGGAGAGTTTACCCATGTCTCTCCTTCAGTCTCTGGTTTAAACTTTGTAGGCGATGTAAAAAGTATTGAAATAATTGATTTATCCCATTTGAAAGTATTGTTGGTGGGAGTAAATAACCAAGGGATTGAGGCCTATGTGGTCAATAAAAGTTTGTCAGAAAGCATCTTAAACAATAACAATAAATAA
- a CDS encoding PQQ-binding-like beta-propeller repeat protein, giving the protein MPFYKKLSIIFILYTLIIITSCNKKKNSQLVWESNFPVIGSQSSPRAVDLNSDGVLDFVIGAGKNEYEYTALGILAINGLDGELLWTHETQDQVFGSATFLDINRDETPDVFIGGRGPYLKALDGKTGNLIWEFDTLDHLHHPILQNARFNFYNSVTIPDQNGDGVNELLTSNGGNAKVAPNQTEGRFPGVLMVIDPVNGDILAADTMPDGGETYLSPLFIDQKESGVQQVLFGSGGETLSGNLYLANLRDLMGNNLSNAKPLVGEKNHGFIAPPVLVDLNEDGILDIVSVSHASTMTAICGKNLEPIWQLKIPNTESSNSFALGQFTADDIPDLFTFVSKGVWPENTGLVQVLIDGSSGKLLLEMEMGCSGFSSPIAYDLNGDGFDEVIFSINEYDCTRPIDDRSAFSIENKLVLMDFKADTTYLLDQTKSFKNIFSTPWLGDIDGDGYLDLVHCQYFSNSDILSFLGMKVKRIDLPIKLKNKPLWGGFMGSYGNATYQK; this is encoded by the coding sequence ATGCCATTCTATAAAAAACTTTCGATTATTTTTATTTTATACACTTTAATCATAATCACCTCTTGCAACAAAAAAAAGAACAGTCAATTGGTATGGGAATCAAACTTCCCGGTAATTGGCTCTCAATCCTCCCCAAGAGCGGTAGATTTAAACAGTGATGGGGTCTTGGATTTTGTAATTGGTGCAGGAAAGAATGAGTATGAGTATACAGCGTTGGGTATTTTAGCCATCAATGGTCTGGATGGTGAATTGTTATGGACTCATGAAACCCAAGATCAAGTTTTTGGTTCTGCTACTTTTCTAGACATCAATCGAGATGAAACTCCGGATGTATTTATTGGAGGTCGTGGACCATACTTAAAAGCTCTCGATGGGAAAACCGGGAATTTAATTTGGGAATTTGACACTTTAGACCACCTCCACCATCCTATCCTTCAAAATGCACGGTTTAATTTTTACAACAGTGTGACCATCCCTGATCAAAATGGTGATGGAGTTAATGAGTTATTGACCAGCAATGGGGGAAATGCAAAGGTAGCCCCCAATCAAACCGAGGGGAGATTCCCGGGTGTACTGATGGTAATTGACCCGGTTAATGGAGATATTTTGGCAGCAGACACCATGCCAGATGGTGGAGAAACCTATTTATCACCATTATTTATTGACCAAAAAGAGTCAGGAGTTCAACAGGTTTTATTCGGAAGTGGTGGTGAAACCCTTTCAGGCAACTTATATTTAGCAAATCTCAGGGACCTCATGGGTAATAATTTATCAAACGCTAAGCCATTGGTGGGTGAAAAAAATCATGGCTTTATTGCTCCTCCTGTATTGGTTGACCTAAATGAGGATGGGATTCTTGACATTGTTTCCGTTTCACATGCAAGTACAATGACAGCCATTTGTGGGAAAAATCTTGAACCGATATGGCAACTTAAAATACCAAACACAGAAAGTAGTAATAGCTTTGCACTAGGACAATTCACGGCTGATGATATTCCTGATTTGTTTACCTTTGTAAGTAAAGGTGTCTGGCCTGAAAACACAGGTTTGGTTCAGGTATTAATAGATGGTAGTTCAGGAAAACTTTTGCTAGAAATGGAAATGGGATGTTCCGGCTTTTCTTCTCCAATTGCCTATGATTTAAATGGAGATGGTTTTGATGAGGTAATTTTTAGCATAAATGAATACGATTGTACCAGACCTATAGATGATCGATCTGCTTTCTCCATAGAGAACAAACTGGTATTGATGGACTTCAAAGCGGACACCACTTACTTGCTTGATCAAACGAAAAGTTTCAAAAATATTTTCTCTACTCCTTGGTTGGGCGACATCGATGGCGATGGGTACCTTGACCTGGTACATTGTCAGTATTTTAGCAATTCGGATATTTTATCTTTTTTAGGAATGAAAGTTAAGCGGATCGACCTACCGATAAAACTTAAAAATAAACCTCTTTGGGGAGGATTTATGGGATCATATGGCAATGCTACTTATCAAAAATAA
- a CDS encoding SusD/RagB family nutrient-binding outer membrane lipoprotein — MKIINKFLLFGMAVSISFSACNTEDLQELNINPQAVNEIDLNFMFTAAQHGSASGGSAGDNRYLDWRTNIGMTAYLIQHLANAGGGIAPGDKYTENFESNSAPFEFFYGDALKNISEVIRQTGPGGYDEGNKINTRNAARIIRVLNFHRLTDFYGNIPYFNALQGMEGVFFPEYDEQSAIYPDLLKELEEATAGLSTSNPDEGFATADIIYEGDIAKWKKFGYSLMLRLAMRVSNVAPQLADEYVTKAIAGGVMESNDDNAWVPMSEGPSLWINQNGISRAFYPGDGGQPGYLSNTLVDWLKAGASTEDEVDPRLMIISGGIADWSAVAWTPTNTNPLEQKGMPNGYDAAGLDELEGESVDLVTTYSRINYLMLQRDAPYIFMNYAESAFLQAEALERGIGSGIPNSAKEHYESGVKGAMQMYTPFDASLTVSDEEVTAYLERHPYGVEKPALEMIGEQMWVSKFFNWWEAWSDWRRTGYPQLTPTNYPGNITQGQIMRKLKYPAAEVAANANFQAGATLPDVNTTRVWWDVAN, encoded by the coding sequence ATGAAAATTATAAATAAATTTCTTCTATTTGGAATGGCGGTTAGTATATCTTTTTCTGCTTGCAATACTGAAGATTTACAAGAACTTAATATTAATCCGCAAGCAGTAAATGAAATAGATTTGAATTTTATGTTTACGGCGGCACAACATGGGTCTGCTTCAGGAGGATCTGCAGGGGATAATAGGTACCTCGATTGGAGGACAAATATTGGTATGACCGCATACCTAATACAGCATTTAGCCAATGCAGGTGGAGGCATAGCTCCTGGGGATAAATACACTGAAAACTTCGAGTCAAATAGTGCTCCTTTCGAATTCTTCTACGGAGATGCATTGAAGAATATATCTGAGGTTATCAGGCAAACTGGTCCGGGAGGATATGATGAAGGAAATAAAATAAACACTAGAAATGCAGCAAGGATTATTAGGGTTTTGAATTTTCATCGGCTAACAGATTTTTATGGGAATATACCTTATTTCAATGCACTTCAAGGAATGGAAGGTGTATTCTTTCCAGAGTATGACGAGCAATCAGCCATCTATCCTGACTTATTGAAGGAATTGGAGGAGGCAACTGCTGGCCTGAGCACTTCCAATCCGGATGAAGGCTTTGCTACCGCTGACATTATCTATGAAGGAGATATTGCCAAATGGAAAAAATTTGGTTATTCCCTAATGTTACGATTAGCGATGAGGGTATCAAATGTTGCCCCTCAATTGGCTGATGAATATGTAACTAAGGCCATTGCCGGTGGCGTTATGGAAAGCAATGATGACAATGCTTGGGTCCCCATGTCCGAAGGTCCAAGTTTGTGGATTAATCAGAATGGTATTTCTAGGGCTTTTTACCCTGGTGATGGGGGACAGCCTGGTTATCTAAGCAATACACTTGTAGACTGGCTTAAAGCGGGAGCAAGTACAGAAGATGAAGTAGATCCTAGACTCATGATTATTAGTGGAGGAATAGCCGATTGGTCTGCAGTGGCATGGACACCAACCAACACCAATCCATTGGAGCAAAAAGGCATGCCAAATGGCTACGATGCTGCAGGATTGGATGAATTGGAAGGAGAGTCAGTAGATTTAGTAACAACCTATTCAAGAATTAACTACCTAATGCTTCAAAGAGATGCTCCTTATATATTTATGAATTATGCTGAATCTGCCTTTTTGCAAGCAGAAGCCTTGGAAAGAGGGATTGGTTCTGGAATTCCGAATTCTGCTAAGGAACATTATGAATCAGGTGTAAAAGGAGCCATGCAAATGTATACACCTTTTGATGCATCATTGACAGTTTCTGATGAAGAGGTAACAGCTTATCTCGAAAGACACCCTTATGGAGTGGAGAAGCCGGCATTGGAAATGATAGGTGAACAAATGTGGGTAAGTAAGTTTTTCAACTGGTGGGAAGCTTGGTCTGACTGGAGAAGAACCGGATATCCTCAGTTGACCCCGACGAACTATCCTGGAAATATAACACAAGGGCAAATCATGAGAAAACTTAAGTACCCTGCTGCCGAAGTAGCTGCAAATGCAAACTTTCAGGCCGGGGCTACCCTTCCTGACGTAAATACCACTCGAGTATGGTGGGATGTGGCCAATTAG
- a CDS encoding SusC/RagA family TonB-linked outer membrane protein, with translation MKNLLLIVSMAILTSMGGNVLGQTVTGKVTDSSDGMPLPGVSILIKGTSTGTATDVDGNYQLNVSGPQTVLVYSFLGFEAVEETVGNRSTIDVSLSEDASELNEVVVTALGIERNVKALQYSLTQVGGEEFTQARENNIANQLAGRVAGVNVSNVASGPAGSSRVIIRGNTSLQGGNQPLYVIDGVPMDNQSFGQAGVWGGADQGDGMTSVNPDDIESMSVLKGASAAALYGSRAANGVILITTKRGTSRKGIGVEFNSNAVFERINNQTDLQTEFGSGRFQGDQITGSAVRPATVRDGYDWGTQAWGERLGSGTSMHFDGVERPYVYAGDNWDRFYETGKSFTNSLSLSGGSDTQTFRFNVTDLRSTSVIPNAGFDRINMSLATNGKFGERLTFDAKVLYSNERTKNRPRLSDSPGNAFQSIFALPPNVNVLWGQGDPDRLGTIPVGTDPALLSVWGFAEQEEYLMTNNPWGQNPYFSTHQLSISDTRDRIITSGSLKYMITDHLYLSGRAGMDWYTRRGTTLTPQGTGYSRGGNMSEAERRVNEINLEAMLGYNRQFGDFGVVAFLGANRMRKENENISANGQGFNVPFFHAINNTVTRNFGYGFESNGINSVFGSAEINYKNFLYITTTARRDWFSTLNPKLNGITYPSVGGSFVFSDAMEDLPFWLSFGKIRASWARVGNSTVDPYQTRNAFTLLAAPAVNFNGNQVAMASYATAGNNNGTIPNPNLIPLLSTEIEFGFDVRLLQNRLGLDFTYYHQNSTEDQLNAQISRASGFGSTLVNLGEMENKGVEILLTGSPVRTSSFNWDVSFNIARNRNKVISLIEGTDILNVEEPRTRTVFVQHRTGQPFGVLAGWVQKTSPDGQPVFEENGAPVQSDQMEVIGNGIPDFTGGFNNSITYKGFNLSALIDFRVGGEIYSGTNVRLTQWGLHKQTLQGREGEEPLTISGVIQSGSTSDGTPIYEDFTKTLSPGEANNYWNQMGNRVQDHFIYDGSFAKLRQITFGYNFPRSLMEKTPFTNVSLSFVGRNLSILWKNVDNVDPESGYSSGNGQGLDYFGMPQSRSYGFNLRASF, from the coding sequence ATGAAAAACCTATTACTTATTGTCTCCATGGCAATTCTCACTTCTATGGGTGGAAATGTCTTGGGGCAAACTGTCACTGGTAAAGTCACTGACAGTTCAGATGGAATGCCATTGCCCGGTGTGTCAATCCTTATCAAGGGGACATCCACCGGTACCGCCACAGATGTGGACGGGAATTACCAACTCAATGTAAGTGGACCTCAAACTGTTTTGGTTTATTCTTTTCTTGGGTTTGAGGCGGTAGAAGAAACAGTTGGCAACCGCAGTACAATTGATGTTAGCTTATCTGAAGATGCCTCTGAATTGAATGAGGTGGTTGTAACGGCTTTAGGTATAGAAAGAAATGTCAAAGCTCTCCAATATTCATTGACCCAAGTAGGGGGGGAAGAATTCACCCAAGCTAGGGAAAATAACATTGCCAATCAGTTGGCCGGTAGGGTAGCTGGTGTAAATGTGAGCAATGTAGCCTCCGGCCCTGCCGGATCGTCTCGGGTTATTATTCGAGGAAACACCTCCCTTCAAGGTGGAAATCAGCCACTTTATGTAATCGATGGGGTGCCTATGGATAACCAAAGTTTTGGACAAGCAGGTGTATGGGGTGGAGCCGATCAGGGAGATGGCATGACTAGTGTCAATCCGGATGATATTGAATCCATGTCTGTATTAAAGGGAGCCAGTGCGGCTGCCTTGTATGGATCACGCGCAGCAAATGGAGTAATTCTAATTACCACCAAAAGAGGGACTTCACGAAAAGGAATTGGTGTAGAATTCAATTCCAATGCGGTGTTTGAGAGGATTAATAATCAAACTGATTTGCAAACCGAGTTTGGGTCCGGAAGATTTCAAGGAGATCAGATTACAGGTAGTGCCGTAAGACCTGCCACTGTAAGAGATGGTTACGATTGGGGAACGCAAGCTTGGGGCGAACGGTTAGGTTCTGGTACCTCTATGCATTTTGATGGAGTTGAAAGACCGTATGTATATGCAGGAGACAATTGGGATCGGTTTTATGAAACAGGTAAATCATTTACCAACAGCTTATCTTTGTCAGGAGGGAGCGATACCCAAACTTTCCGATTCAATGTAACTGACTTAAGGAGTACATCTGTGATTCCAAATGCAGGGTTTGACCGAATCAATATGTCACTGGCTACTAACGGTAAATTTGGAGAAAGATTAACCTTTGATGCCAAAGTACTTTATTCCAATGAAAGAACTAAAAATCGACCTAGGTTATCAGATTCACCCGGTAATGCATTTCAGTCCATTTTTGCCTTACCACCAAATGTTAATGTGCTTTGGGGACAAGGAGATCCGGATAGGCTAGGAACGATTCCAGTTGGGACTGATCCGGCTCTATTAAGTGTATGGGGTTTTGCAGAGCAAGAAGAATATCTGATGACCAATAACCCTTGGGGGCAAAATCCATACTTTTCTACCCATCAATTATCAATCAGCGATACCAGAGACAGAATTATCACTTCAGGATCATTAAAATACATGATTACTGACCATTTGTATTTGTCCGGAAGAGCCGGAATGGATTGGTACACTAGAAGAGGAACTACATTGACCCCACAAGGAACTGGTTACTCTAGAGGTGGAAATATGTCAGAGGCTGAGCGAAGGGTTAACGAAATTAATCTAGAAGCGATGTTAGGCTATAATAGACAATTTGGAGATTTTGGTGTAGTAGCCTTTTTGGGTGCCAATAGAATGCGGAAAGAAAATGAAAATATCTCAGCAAATGGTCAGGGTTTTAATGTTCCATTTTTCCATGCCATCAATAATACTGTGACGAGAAATTTCGGGTATGGGTTTGAAAGTAACGGTATTAATTCAGTATTTGGATCTGCTGAAATTAATTACAAAAACTTCCTTTACATTACTACCACTGCTAGGAGGGATTGGTTCTCTACATTGAATCCTAAATTGAATGGTATTACCTATCCTTCTGTAGGTGGTAGTTTTGTTTTTTCTGATGCCATGGAGGATCTTCCTTTTTGGTTAAGTTTTGGCAAAATCAGGGCTTCTTGGGCAAGGGTAGGTAACTCTACCGTAGACCCTTATCAGACTCGGAATGCTTTTACTTTGTTAGCGGCTCCTGCTGTAAACTTTAATGGCAATCAGGTTGCAATGGCCTCCTATGCCACTGCAGGTAACAATAATGGAACAATTCCAAATCCAAATTTAATACCCTTATTGTCTACTGAAATAGAGTTTGGTTTTGATGTTCGCCTATTGCAAAATAGACTGGGCTTAGATTTCACATACTACCACCAGAATAGTACTGAAGATCAGTTGAATGCTCAAATATCAAGAGCTTCTGGTTTTGGATCTACTTTGGTGAACTTAGGAGAGATGGAGAATAAGGGAGTTGAGATTTTGCTGACAGGTTCACCCGTGCGGACAAGTAGCTTTAACTGGGATGTTTCATTCAATATTGCCAGAAATAGAAACAAGGTGATCTCCCTAATTGAAGGAACAGACATATTAAACGTAGAAGAACCTAGAACTAGGACTGTATTCGTACAACACAGGACAGGACAGCCTTTTGGCGTACTGGCAGGATGGGTGCAGAAAACGTCTCCTGATGGGCAGCCTGTATTTGAAGAAAATGGTGCTCCGGTACAATCCGATCAAATGGAAGTCATCGGTAACGGAATCCCTGATTTTACCGGTGGTTTTAATAATAGTATTACTTATAAAGGGTTTAACCTTTCCGCTTTAATTGACTTTAGAGTAGGAGGAGAGATTTATTCCGGAACCAATGTAAGGCTCACCCAATGGGGATTGCACAAGCAAACCCTACAGGGAAGAGAAGGTGAAGAACCGCTTACCATAAGTGGGGTAATACAATCAGGATCGACCTCTGATGGTACACCTATTTATGAGGATTTCACGAAGACTTTATCACCAGGAGAGGCCAATAATTATTGGAACCAAATGGGAAATAGGGTACAGGATCACTTTATTTACGATGGCTCTTTTGCCAAATTGAGGCAAATAACCTTTGGGTACAATTTTCCAAGGAGTTTGATGGAAAAAACACCGTTTACTAATGTTAGCTTGTCTTTTGTGGGTAGAAACCTATCCATCCTATGGAAAAATGTGGACAATGTAGATCCAGAGTCAGGTTATTCTTCCGGCAATGGACAAGGGCTTGATTACTTTGGGATGCCTCAATCAAGGTCTTATGGATTCAATTTAAGGGCTTCATTTTAA
- a CDS encoding YggS family pyridoxal phosphate-dependent enzyme: MQATDISKNLKKIRDTFLNQDCLLVAVSKTKPISAIQEAYDAGIRDFGENKVQEIIEKAPALPQDIKWHMIGHLQRNKVKFIVPFIYLIHSVDSLRLLKQINKEAEKINKTIHCLLQVHIAKEGTKFGWNKEELNEFLLGDEIKSMHNIRIKGLMGMATNTENTEIITEEFRTLKVLFEALKAQPLPEIVDMKEISMGMSGDYLLAQQEGSTMVRIGSAIFGSRNYN, from the coding sequence ATGCAAGCAACAGATATAAGCAAAAACCTAAAGAAAATCAGAGACACATTCCTAAACCAGGACTGTCTACTTGTGGCAGTAAGTAAGACCAAACCAATCTCCGCAATTCAAGAAGCCTATGATGCCGGAATTAGGGATTTCGGTGAAAACAAGGTTCAGGAGATCATCGAAAAAGCACCGGCTCTGCCTCAAGACATAAAATGGCATATGATCGGACATTTGCAGCGCAACAAGGTCAAATTTATTGTCCCTTTTATCTATCTGATCCATAGTGTAGATTCTTTGCGTTTGTTGAAACAAATTAATAAAGAGGCTGAAAAAATAAATAAAACCATTCATTGCCTATTGCAAGTTCATATCGCAAAGGAGGGAACCAAATTCGGTTGGAATAAGGAAGAGTTAAACGAATTTCTTTTAGGAGATGAAATCAAAAGCATGCATAACATTAGGATCAAAGGTCTAATGGGTATGGCTACAAACACAGAAAATACAGAGATAATAACAGAGGAGTTCAGGACTTTAAAGGTACTTTTTGAAGCATTAAAAGCTCAGCCCTTACCTGAAATTGTCGATATGAAGGAAATTTCGATGGGTATGAGTGGAGATTACCTACTTGCTCAACAAGAAGGAAGCACCATGGTCAGGATAGGAAGTGCCATTTTTGGGTCGAGAAATTACAATTAA
- a CDS encoding DUF423 domain-containing protein — MKSNSIIQTAAVFGALAVIFGAFGAHALEEMLVNTGRLDTYETAVSYHFYHSLALLMVGVLYFQFPEKKRLKLSALFFVAGIIIFSGSLYFLCLSQMTWLGAITPLGGLSFIFGWVILLLSFGK, encoded by the coding sequence ATGAAATCAAATAGTATTATTCAAACCGCTGCGGTATTTGGTGCCTTGGCAGTTATTTTCGGGGCCTTTGGTGCTCATGCTTTAGAAGAGATGTTGGTGAATACCGGCAGATTAGACACCTATGAGACAGCAGTCAGCTATCACTTTTATCATAGTTTAGCCTTGCTAATGGTGGGTGTCTTGTACTTTCAATTTCCTGAAAAAAAACGCTTAAAACTTAGTGCCCTATTTTTTGTGGCAGGTATAATAATCTTCTCCGGGAGTCTTTATTTTCTTTGTTTAAGCCAAATGACCTGGTTGGGAGCCATCACACCTCTAGGAGGACTTTCATTTATTTTTGGGTGGGTGATTTTGCTTCTCAGTTTCGGTAAATAA